One region of Termitidicoccus mucosus genomic DNA includes:
- a CDS encoding GH1 family beta-glucosidase, protein MKSYCFPRNFIWGVAAAAPQIEGAAREDGKGESIWDRFARLPGKVANGDTPDIACDHYHRYREDFALMRRLGVKNYRLSLAWPRLHPDGGRDINQKGIDFYRRLFDSMERNGITPWVTFYHWDLPQALEDAGGWRVRATAEAFARYCATAARAFRDHVRNWITLNEIPTFIGNGYRVGMHAPGAREPGRVLNQAFHHTLLAHGYAVSAVREHGGRGSRVGLTQDLSVSVPVTETPRDIVAARAELALRNEHLLAPVFHGRYPAGYLRRCGKDRPEVKAGDMKLISQPTDFLGLNIYSGHFVRAKAGRGREVLAFPPRYPEASFEWLKIVPQSIYWAIRHCHELYHPRAFYITENGASFPDPPAADGEIVDLHRRDFVRNYLVNVHRAVGEGLPCRGYFLWSFLDNYEWAAGYGERFGIVHVDYATQKRTPKLSARWYAEVMRRNQIV, encoded by the coding sequence ATGAAATCCTATTGTTTCCCGCGTAATTTTATTTGGGGTGTCGCCGCCGCCGCTCCGCAAATCGAAGGCGCAGCCCGCGAGGATGGCAAGGGCGAGTCCATCTGGGATCGTTTCGCCCGATTGCCTGGCAAAGTCGCCAACGGCGACACGCCCGACATCGCTTGCGATCATTACCACCGTTACCGGGAGGACTTCGCGCTCATGCGCCGTCTCGGCGTGAAAAACTACCGGCTCTCGCTGGCGTGGCCGCGCCTGCATCCCGATGGGGGACGGGACATCAACCAGAAGGGCATCGATTTCTATCGCCGCCTCTTCGACTCGATGGAACGCAACGGCATCACGCCCTGGGTGACATTCTACCACTGGGACTTGCCCCAGGCGCTGGAGGACGCGGGCGGCTGGCGCGTGCGCGCGACGGCGGAGGCGTTCGCCCGTTATTGCGCGACGGCCGCGCGCGCCTTTCGCGATCATGTCCGCAACTGGATCACGCTGAATGAAATTCCCACCTTCATCGGCAACGGATACCGTGTCGGCATGCACGCGCCCGGCGCGCGGGAACCCGGCCGCGTGCTCAACCAGGCGTTTCACCACACGCTGCTCGCGCACGGATATGCGGTGAGCGCCGTCCGCGAACACGGCGGGCGCGGCTCGCGCGTCGGGCTCACGCAGGACCTGAGCGTTTCGGTGCCGGTCACGGAGACCCCGCGCGATATCGTCGCCGCGCGCGCCGAACTGGCCTTGCGCAACGAGCATCTGCTCGCGCCGGTTTTTCACGGGCGCTATCCGGCGGGTTATCTTCGCCGCTGCGGAAAAGATCGTCCGGAAGTCAAAGCGGGTGACATGAAATTGATTTCGCAGCCGACCGATTTTCTCGGGTTGAACATCTACAGCGGCCATTTCGTGCGGGCAAAGGCAGGCCGCGGGCGGGAAGTGCTGGCGTTCCCGCCCCGGTATCCCGAGGCGAGCTTCGAGTGGCTCAAAATCGTGCCGCAATCGATCTATTGGGCGATCCGGCATTGCCATGAACTCTACCATCCGCGCGCGTTTTATATCACGGAGAATGGCGCGAGTTTTCCCGATCCGCCGGCGGCGGACGGGGAAATCGTCGATCTGCACCGCCGCGATTTTGTGCGCAACTACCTTGTCAATGTGCATCGCGCCGTGGGCGAGGGATTGCCCTGCCGCGGTTATTTTCTCTGGTCGTTTCTCGACAACTACGAATGGGCCGCGGGCTATGGCGAGCGTTTCGGAATCGTGCATGTTGACTACGCCACACAGAAACGCACGCCGAAGCTCAGCGCCCGCTGGTATGCGGAGGTGATGCGCCGCAATCAAATCGTGTGA
- a CDS encoding serine hydrolase — translation MNTTATRSPGLRRLAACLALASIFAHTPLFSALPDDWPVARPEDYGMRSARLDALWNNLESCNTTVLLVISHDHVVYERYAQGYGRHTPHYTASLAKALVGGVSLMLAMDDGLIRPDDPASRFVPAWRDDEKKRDITVAQLATHTSGIADANLDGVPHRLLPGWQGEFWKRLPAPLDPFTLARDAASVLDRPGTTARYSNPGFAMFGYCVTASLRGAKHPDLRSLLRERVLRPLGIPDGESSIGYEETTTVDGLPLVGNWGGGNFSPDASARVGRLLLRQGDWQGRQLISPATVKAATTHAGLPNHSGLGWWVNRRADGKRFWPAAPDDAFWGFGAGGQLLLVIPSLDLIIVRNGGPIEKEEDQVPVVGRRVVAPLMEAFEPLAKAPYPPSPVIARIEWSPRETIVRKAEGCDNWPLTWADDDAMYSAYGDGNGFAPYLPEKLSLGLVKVTGGPEGFIGENIRAAAGEQRGDDRHGKKASGMLMVDGVLYMLLRNADNARLAWSTDHAKTWTECDWRFTESFGCPAFLNFGRNYAGARDDYVYIYSPDTGSAYARADQVVLARVPKDRMRDRSAYDFFVRIDTEGAPIWSADIAERGPVFRNPNACYRLHVTYNPGQGRYLLTMTGSGKDPRFGGGFGVYDAPEPWGPWTTAFFTDVWDVGPGESSSFPSKWLSSDGKAGWLVFSGDDCFSVRKAGFILHDKAKHGRLH, via the coding sequence ATGAACACCACTGCCACCCGCAGCCCTGGGCTCCGCCGTCTGGCGGCATGCCTCGCCCTTGCGTCCATTTTTGCCCATACGCCACTTTTTTCCGCGCTTCCGGACGACTGGCCCGTGGCCAGGCCGGAAGATTACGGCATGCGTTCCGCCCGGCTCGACGCGCTCTGGAACAACCTGGAGTCCTGCAATACCACCGTCCTGCTGGTCATCAGCCACGACCACGTCGTTTATGAGCGCTACGCGCAAGGATACGGACGCCACACGCCGCACTACACGGCCTCGCTGGCCAAGGCGCTCGTGGGCGGAGTCTCGCTGATGCTCGCGATGGACGACGGCCTCATCCGCCCGGACGACCCGGCCAGTCGTTTCGTGCCGGCTTGGCGCGATGACGAAAAAAAACGTGACATCACTGTCGCCCAACTCGCCACGCACACCTCGGGCATCGCCGATGCCAACCTCGATGGCGTGCCGCACCGGCTCCTGCCCGGCTGGCAGGGCGAGTTTTGGAAACGGCTGCCCGCGCCGCTCGATCCCTTCACCTTGGCGCGTGATGCCGCGTCCGTGCTGGACAGGCCCGGCACGACGGCGCGGTATAGCAATCCGGGGTTCGCGATGTTTGGCTACTGTGTCACCGCCAGCCTGCGAGGCGCGAAGCATCCCGATTTGCGCTCGCTTTTGCGCGAACGCGTATTGCGCCCCCTCGGCATACCGGACGGCGAGTCCTCGATCGGCTACGAGGAAACGACCACCGTCGATGGCCTGCCGCTCGTCGGCAACTGGGGCGGCGGTAATTTCAGCCCCGACGCCAGCGCCCGCGTCGGGCGCCTGCTGCTGCGCCAGGGTGACTGGCAGGGCCGGCAACTCATCTCGCCGGCTACGGTGAAGGCGGCCACCACGCACGCCGGTTTGCCCAACCACTCCGGTCTTGGCTGGTGGGTGAACCGCCGCGCCGACGGCAAACGCTTCTGGCCGGCGGCGCCGGACGACGCTTTTTGGGGATTTGGCGCAGGCGGACAACTCCTGCTCGTAATCCCCAGCCTCGATTTGATTATCGTGCGCAACGGGGGGCCCATCGAAAAGGAGGAGGACCAGGTTCCTGTTGTCGGGCGGCGTGTCGTGGCTCCGTTGATGGAGGCCTTCGAGCCGCTGGCAAAAGCCCCGTATCCCCCCAGTCCGGTCATCGCGCGAATCGAATGGAGTCCAAGGGAAACGATTGTCCGCAAAGCCGAGGGTTGCGACAACTGGCCGCTGACTTGGGCGGACGACGATGCCATGTATTCGGCTTATGGTGACGGCAACGGTTTCGCCCCGTATCTCCCGGAAAAGCTCAGTCTGGGGCTCGTGAAAGTGACCGGCGGCCCGGAGGGGTTTATCGGTGAAAACATCCGGGCCGCGGCGGGCGAACAGCGCGGAGACGACCGGCATGGGAAAAAGGCGAGCGGCATGCTCATGGTGGACGGCGTGCTCTACATGCTGTTGCGCAACGCGGACAACGCCCGGCTCGCCTGGTCAACCGACCACGCGAAGACATGGACGGAGTGTGACTGGCGTTTCACGGAAAGTTTCGGTTGTCCGGCATTTCTTAATTTCGGGCGCAACTACGCCGGCGCGCGCGATGATTATGTCTATATTTACTCGCCCGATACAGGCAGCGCCTATGCGCGCGCGGACCAGGTCGTGCTTGCCCGTGTGCCCAAGGACCGGATGCGCGATCGCTCCGCCTATGATTTTTTTGTGCGCATCGACACCGAAGGTGCGCCGATATGGTCCGCGGATATTGCCGAGCGCGGTCCGGTGTTTCGCAATCCAAACGCGTGTTACCGGCTGCATGTCACCTATAATCCCGGGCAGGGGCGTTATCTCCTCACCATGACAGGATCAGGAAAAGACCCTCGGTTTGGCGGCGGTTTCGGGGTTTATGACGCGCCCGAGCCATGGGGGCCGTGGACGACGGCGTTTTTCACCGATGTGTGGGATGTCGGCCCGGGGGAATCGAGCAGTTTTCCCTCCAAGTGGCTCAGTTCGGACGGGAAAGCCGGCTGGCTGGTATTTTCCGGGGACGACTGCTTTTCGGTCCGAAAAGCCGGTTTTATCCTGCATGATAAAGCGAAACATGGCAGGCTGCACTGA
- a CDS encoding sugar phosphate isomerase/epimerase family protein — MIKRAPRIEREISDDGIHSMHGRYMRVFSSLGCPGLSLKETLALAARHRIEGVELRALGGTLDLPAYFRREFGEPAALADFVATQAVRVVGLDSSLRLVGRDEARARDEFLTFIPWAEALGGVWLRVFDGGKSMDGRELGQAVDTIAWWRRQQAENGWRSGIMVETHDSLLTVSALRRFLDAVPQDTALLWDTHHTWKGGGEEPEQTWSVIYNNVSYIHVKDSVAKTTSRADYSYVPPGSGTYPMARLLEILRRERYAGVLSLEWEKQWHPELPSLDEALVSAEKTQWW; from the coding sequence ATGATAAAACGAGCGCCGCGGATCGAACGCGAAATCTCAGATGACGGCATTCATTCCATGCATGGCAGATATATGCGCGTGTTTTCCTCCCTTGGCTGTCCTGGTCTCTCTCTCAAGGAAACGCTTGCGCTGGCCGCGCGCCATCGGATCGAGGGGGTGGAATTGCGCGCGCTGGGCGGCACCTTGGATTTGCCCGCGTATTTTCGCCGTGAGTTTGGCGAACCTGCCGCGCTGGCGGATTTCGTCGCGACCCAGGCGGTGCGCGTCGTGGGACTCGACTCGTCATTGCGGTTGGTCGGGCGCGATGAAGCCCGTGCCCGTGATGAATTTCTCACATTCATTCCATGGGCTGAGGCATTGGGCGGGGTCTGGCTGCGGGTGTTTGACGGCGGCAAGAGCATGGATGGCCGGGAGCTTGGGCAGGCGGTCGATACGATTGCCTGGTGGCGCCGCCAACAGGCCGAAAACGGATGGCGTTCCGGCATCATGGTGGAAACACACGACTCCTTGCTGACTGTTTCCGCGTTGCGCCGTTTTCTGGATGCCGTTCCGCAAGATACCGCCCTTCTCTGGGACACGCATCATACGTGGAAGGGTGGGGGAGAGGAACCGGAGCAGACATGGAGCGTCATCTATAACAATGTCTCGTACATTCATGTGAAGGATAGCGTGGCAAAAACAACATCTCGCGCGGATTATTCTTACGTGCCGCCTGGCTCCGGAACGTATCCGATGGCGCGGTTGCTGGAGATACTAAGACGGGAGCGTTATGCCGGCGTGCTCAGTCTCGAATGGGAAAAACAATGGCATCCCGAATTGCCCTCGCTGGACGAGGCGCTTGTTTCCGCTGAAAAAACGCAATGGTGGTGA
- a CDS encoding M20 family metallopeptidase, whose product MKRPSVSPEGEAGGSEPGERAMADYLAGLLRGLGGEVSVVEVQPGRPNVVGRFPAGTMPDDNAAPVIALVPHLDTVGVGGMTIPPFAPAVRGGKIFGRGATDTKGPMAAALWALARWLRSPAAGHSRVTWVFAATMGEEEMSTGAAALCKAGFRANFAVVLEPTDLRIVRAEKGVLRVWVEAAGRACHGATPERGDNAVYKLLPFLRACQEELAPALAAARHPDLGGASLNVGVVRGGNELNIVPDACRAGLDIRTHPGMPNAEILARVRAAVAASEMGGGKGPGSSLSVRVHRDGPPFVLAENHPWVRRLAVHAKGVEVAPWFSDANVLNANGTPAVAFGPGAIAQAHTKDEFIESAALEEGARVLEEFIDSISRQ is encoded by the coding sequence GTGAAACGTCCGAGCGTATCGCCCGAGGGCGAGGCGGGTGGATCGGAGCCGGGCGAACGGGCGATGGCGGATTACCTGGCCGGACTGTTGCGCGGGCTCGGCGGCGAGGTGTCGGTGGTGGAGGTGCAGCCCGGGCGTCCCAATGTGGTGGGACGGTTTCCTGCGGGCACGATGCCGGACGATAACGCGGCGCCGGTCATCGCACTGGTGCCCCATCTGGATACGGTGGGCGTGGGAGGGATGACCATACCGCCGTTCGCCCCCGCGGTTCGCGGCGGAAAGATTTTTGGCCGCGGCGCCACGGATACCAAGGGACCGATGGCGGCGGCATTGTGGGCGCTGGCACGGTGGTTGCGAAGTCCCGCGGCGGGGCATTCCCGGGTGACATGGGTGTTTGCGGCGACGATGGGCGAGGAGGAGATGAGCACGGGGGCGGCGGCCTTGTGCAAGGCGGGGTTTCGCGCGAATTTTGCGGTGGTGCTGGAGCCGACTGATCTGCGGATCGTGCGGGCGGAAAAAGGCGTGCTGCGTGTTTGGGTGGAGGCGGCGGGGCGGGCATGCCACGGTGCGACACCGGAACGCGGAGACAATGCGGTTTACAAGTTGCTGCCGTTTTTGCGCGCATGTCAGGAGGAACTGGCGCCGGCGCTGGCGGCAGCCCGGCATCCGGATCTCGGCGGGGCGTCGCTCAATGTCGGCGTGGTGCGGGGAGGCAACGAATTGAACATCGTTCCGGATGCGTGCCGGGCCGGGCTTGATATCCGCACGCACCCGGGAATGCCAAATGCCGAGATCCTTGCGCGCGTGCGCGCCGCGGTGGCTGCAAGTGAGATGGGCGGGGGAAAAGGCCCCGGGAGCAGCCTGAGCGTGCGGGTGCATCGTGACGGTCCGCCGTTCGTGCTGGCGGAGAACCATCCGTGGGTGCGACGCCTGGCGGTGCATGCGAAGGGCGTCGAGGTGGCTCCGTGGTTTTCCGATGCAAACGTGCTCAATGCCAACGGCACGCCCGCAGTCGCTTTTGGCCCGGGGGCAATCGCACAGGCCCACACAAAAGACGAATTTATCGAAAGCGCCGCGCTGGAGGAGGGGGCGCGCGTGCTGGAGGAATTCATCGATAGTATTTCAAGACAGTGA
- a CDS encoding type VI secretion system contractile sheath domain-containing protein, whose amino-acid sequence MSSNSFPPDDKKNDIPQDDDASLDDLLAQLGADNPPEKASSDDDLDALLKSLGGDESGGGDDASSGGGGDDLDALLKGLGGEDNSPGGSDGGGAEAPATLPVSDDEASSGDDITGGMGGDDDSSATPDDGGASLKKATPPREPVKAGAAGKPTLSVGFGARAAPKAHAGSKQPLVIALLGDFTGRGSRGVCESLAGRPGIAVDIDSIDDLYGKLSPAFSIEDPGAPGTQVEFEFAELDDFHPDQIYKKVPGIANLRMLRPQLLSAGTAAKAAAQLQKLLGVPLPKAPRRSTAARSEETAEQTLERLLGKKSAAKKAASASPAKTYASAVEALIKQAVGDNVVKNPTAHQKELVAALDAALAVRMRAILSSPRFQALESAWRSIDMLVRTFDDGDRVKLLVYDVSKEEIAADIGAPLPPDDDEPAEGAESAPPADPAFKPDATGLHKMIRDTIAENPWMAAFSLHTFGDSAADLALAGKVASVFAASGTPLVAAGHPFSLGCAGFSQQPDPDDWTKLKDTEIGAALKALRENPASAHLALAVPRFLLRLPYGKMTDPVDAFAFEEIESPDQHEHYLWASPAVLIAQLYIERFKQKGWGMDLAGGQTVGDLPVHHFKRNGESGMTPCAEAWLTERAAVAIANQGFIPMLSVKNSGSVRVGRINSLAADGAPLALRVPKS is encoded by the coding sequence ATGAGCTCCAATTCCTTTCCTCCCGACGACAAGAAAAACGATATTCCCCAAGATGACGATGCCTCCTTGGATGATCTTTTGGCTCAACTCGGAGCGGACAATCCCCCGGAGAAGGCTTCGTCCGACGACGACTTGGACGCCCTGCTCAAAAGTCTCGGCGGTGATGAAAGTGGCGGCGGAGACGATGCTTCGTCTGGTGGCGGAGGCGACGATCTCGACGCGCTGCTGAAAGGACTCGGCGGCGAAGACAACAGCCCCGGCGGGAGCGATGGCGGAGGCGCCGAGGCTCCTGCCACGCTGCCGGTCAGTGACGATGAAGCTTCGTCCGGCGATGATATTACGGGCGGAATGGGAGGCGATGACGATTCCAGCGCGACGCCTGATGATGGAGGCGCGTCGCTCAAGAAAGCCACTCCTCCCCGCGAGCCCGTGAAAGCCGGCGCCGCCGGCAAGCCGACGCTCTCCGTCGGTTTCGGCGCGCGGGCCGCGCCCAAGGCCCACGCCGGTTCCAAGCAGCCTCTTGTCATCGCGCTGCTGGGCGATTTTACCGGACGAGGCAGCCGCGGTGTGTGCGAGTCGCTGGCCGGCCGACCGGGCATCGCCGTCGATATCGACAGCATTGACGATCTATACGGCAAACTTTCGCCCGCGTTTTCCATTGAGGATCCGGGCGCGCCCGGCACGCAGGTCGAGTTCGAGTTTGCCGAACTCGATGATTTCCATCCCGACCAGATTTATAAAAAGGTTCCCGGCATCGCCAACCTTCGCATGCTCCGTCCGCAACTCCTCAGCGCGGGCACCGCGGCGAAGGCGGCCGCCCAGCTCCAGAAGCTCCTCGGCGTCCCGCTTCCCAAGGCGCCCCGGCGCAGCACCGCCGCGCGTTCCGAGGAAACCGCCGAACAGACACTCGAACGTTTGCTCGGCAAAAAAAGCGCCGCCAAAAAAGCCGCGTCCGCCTCCCCCGCGAAGACCTACGCCAGCGCGGTCGAGGCACTGATCAAGCAGGCAGTCGGAGACAATGTGGTCAAGAACCCGACCGCCCATCAAAAGGAACTCGTCGCCGCGCTTGATGCCGCGCTCGCCGTTCGCATGCGCGCCATCCTCTCCAGTCCGCGTTTTCAGGCGCTCGAAAGCGCGTGGCGCTCCATCGACATGCTCGTGCGCACCTTCGACGATGGCGACCGGGTCAAACTCCTTGTTTACGATGTTTCGAAGGAGGAGATCGCCGCCGACATCGGCGCGCCGCTTCCGCCCGACGATGATGAACCGGCCGAGGGGGCGGAATCCGCGCCGCCCGCCGATCCGGCCTTCAAGCCCGATGCCACCGGCCTGCACAAAATGATCCGCGACACCATTGCGGAAAATCCTTGGATGGCCGCGTTTTCGCTGCACACCTTCGGCGACTCGGCCGCCGACCTCGCGCTTGCCGGCAAGGTCGCCTCGGTGTTTGCCGCCAGCGGCACGCCCCTTGTCGCCGCCGGGCATCCCTTCTCGCTTGGCTGTGCCGGTTTTTCGCAGCAGCCGGATCCGGATGACTGGACCAAGCTCAAGGACACGGAGATCGGCGCCGCGCTCAAGGCGCTGCGGGAAAATCCCGCCTCCGCCCACCTCGCGCTTGCCGTTCCCCGCTTCCTCCTCCGGCTTCCCTACGGCAAGATGACCGATCCGGTCGATGCCTTTGCCTTCGAGGAAATCGAGTCGCCCGACCAGCACGAACACTATCTCTGGGCCAGCCCGGCGGTGCTCATCGCGCAGCTTTACATCGAGCGTTTCAAACAGAAAGGGTGGGGTATGGACCTGGCCGGGGGCCAGACCGTCGGCGACCTGCCCGTGCACCACTTCAAGCGCAACGGAGAGTCCGGCATGACTCCCTGCGCCGAGGCATGGCTGACCGAGCGCGCCGCCGTTGCCATCGCGAATCAGGGCTTCATCCCGATGCTGTCGGTCAAGAACAGCGGCTCCGTTCGCGTTGGCCGTATAAATTCTCTGGCGGCCGACGGGGCGCCTCTCGCCCTTCGCGTTCCGAAGTCATAA
- a CDS encoding PAAR domain-containing protein, which yields MPPAARITDLHTCPMVTPGVPPVPHVGGPIIGPGAPTVLIGKMPAAVMGDSCVCVGPPSAIIKGSATVMIGKKPAARMGDQTAHGGTIVLGFPTVNIGG from the coding sequence ATGCCACCCGCCGCCCGCATCACCGACCTTCACACCTGCCCGATGGTTACGCCGGGCGTGCCGCCCGTGCCGCATGTCGGCGGCCCGATCATCGGGCCGGGGGCGCCGACCGTTCTCATCGGGAAAATGCCCGCCGCCGTGATGGGCGACTCATGCGTCTGTGTCGGCCCGCCCTCGGCCATCATCAAAGGCTCCGCCACGGTGATGATTGGCAAAAAACCCGCCGCCCGCATGGGCGACCAAACCGCCCATGGCGGCACCATCGTGCTCGGTTTCCCCACCGTGAACATCGGCGGCTGA
- the tssK gene encoding type VI secretion system baseplate subunit TssK, translating into MSLNIHWHEGLFLQPHHLQRFQLGAIYQGQSDRRVARPHPYGIIEAKLSLDELANFRVRFDKLRVFMPGGLDLCFPENAELPSIDIKPLFAGSGSVFTIYLGVPVWREGRANAGGESPDEQPDAATKIIYRVREEKLADENTGDNAKPLLTRRYNARFVLDDDDKSDLELVPVLRLVRGVGEQLGQPKLDPEFVPPCLFITGSSALHNLIRDLVNQLEASRQELVIQLNRGGFAMDTLRGAQIEQILRFRTLNSFSARLSSLLAAANVEPFAWYLELRALHGELAALHPDKDDYESVPAYNHENLFNAFDQLSTKIRGLLRGVVTASFLKLEFKPADGALEAVFTEEQLTRPVDYFLGVKSKDDPRTIVALVEDGNRFKFMPKSLATRAVRGVELKEERFPPMQLPAVAGVTYFRLNRAESARVWQLLQTEKAAVIRWPDQEKSDFAVTLYMTLGD; encoded by the coding sequence ATGTCCCTCAATATACATTGGCACGAAGGGCTGTTCCTTCAGCCCCATCATCTTCAACGTTTTCAACTCGGTGCGATTTATCAGGGTCAATCTGATCGGCGCGTCGCCCGGCCTCATCCCTATGGCATCATCGAGGCGAAGCTCTCCCTCGATGAATTGGCCAACTTCCGGGTGCGTTTCGACAAGCTGCGCGTGTTCATGCCCGGCGGGCTCGATTTGTGCTTCCCCGAAAACGCCGAACTGCCGTCCATCGACATCAAGCCGCTCTTTGCCGGCAGCGGCTCGGTGTTTACGATCTATCTGGGCGTGCCGGTCTGGCGCGAAGGCCGCGCCAACGCCGGGGGCGAGTCGCCGGACGAGCAGCCCGACGCGGCCACGAAAATCATCTATCGCGTGCGGGAGGAAAAACTCGCCGACGAAAACACCGGCGACAACGCCAAGCCGCTCCTCACGCGCCGCTACAACGCCCGTTTCGTGCTCGACGACGACGACAAGTCCGACCTCGAACTCGTGCCCGTGCTGCGCCTGGTGCGCGGCGTCGGCGAGCAGCTTGGCCAGCCGAAGCTCGACCCCGAGTTTGTGCCCCCGTGCCTGTTCATCACCGGTTCGAGCGCGCTGCACAACCTCATCCGCGACCTCGTCAACCAGCTTGAGGCGAGCCGGCAGGAGCTCGTCATCCAGCTCAACCGCGGCGGCTTCGCGATGGACACGCTGCGCGGCGCGCAAATCGAGCAGATCCTGCGGTTCCGCACGCTCAACAGTTTTTCGGCGCGCCTTTCGTCGCTGCTCGCGGCGGCGAATGTCGAGCCCTTCGCGTGGTATCTGGAGCTCCGCGCGCTGCACGGCGAACTGGCGGCGCTGCATCCCGACAAGGACGACTACGAAAGCGTACCCGCCTACAATCACGAGAACCTGTTCAACGCGTTCGACCAGTTGAGCACCAAGATTCGCGGTCTGCTGCGCGGCGTCGTGACGGCGTCGTTTCTCAAGCTCGAATTCAAGCCCGCCGACGGCGCCCTCGAGGCGGTCTTCACCGAGGAGCAGCTCACGCGCCCGGTGGATTATTTCCTCGGCGTCAAATCCAAGGACGACCCGCGCACCATCGTCGCGCTGGTGGAGGACGGCAACCGTTTCAAGTTCATGCCCAAGAGCCTCGCCACGCGCGCCGTGCGCGGCGTGGAACTCAAGGAGGAGCGCTTCCCGCCGATGCAGCTCCCTGCGGTCGCCGGCGTGACCTATTTCCGCCTCAACCGCGCCGAGAGCGCGCGCGTCTGGCAGCTTCTCCAGACGGAAAAGGCCGCCGTCATCCGCTGGCCCGACCAGGAGAAATCGGACTTCGCCGTCACGCTTTACATGACCCTGGGGGACTGA
- a CDS encoding DotU family type IV/VI secretion system protein: MSSVPATALTLPALCEPLFQEICRLNRLGRKASSGEFAIAAAEIKAIFAKMAGQAKADARLLQNYEKVELPLIFFVDSMISDSRLPFANEWNNNRLAYERNELAGDEKFFDLLDETLAENKDGAADRLVIFYTCLGLGFTGWYQGQTEHLRKKMREIQPRIREFLDTDETGLICPDSYKHTNTANLPLPMGSVLVPMLITAACLIIMVIAANVVLFKTSSSELNEAIDTIREHQAAASKPAGNEAAAER, translated from the coding sequence ATGTCATCCGTCCCTGCCACCGCGCTCACCCTGCCCGCGCTCTGCGAGCCGCTTTTTCAGGAAATCTGCCGCCTGAACCGCCTTGGCCGCAAGGCCTCGTCGGGCGAATTCGCCATCGCCGCCGCCGAGATAAAGGCGATCTTCGCCAAGATGGCCGGGCAGGCCAAGGCCGACGCCCGCCTGCTCCAGAATTACGAGAAGGTCGAGCTCCCGCTCATCTTCTTCGTCGATTCGATGATCTCCGACAGCAGGCTGCCCTTCGCCAACGAGTGGAACAACAACCGCCTCGCCTACGAACGCAACGAACTCGCCGGTGACGAGAAATTCTTCGACCTGCTCGACGAGACGCTCGCCGAAAACAAGGACGGCGCCGCCGACCGCCTCGTGATCTTCTACACCTGCCTCGGCCTCGGTTTCACCGGCTGGTATCAGGGCCAGACCGAGCACCTGCGCAAAAAGATGAGGGAAATCCAGCCCCGCATCCGCGAGTTTCTCGACACCGACGAGACCGGCCTCATCTGCCCCGACAGCTACAAGCACACCAACACCGCCAACCTGCCGCTGCCCATGGGCTCCGTGCTCGTGCCGATGCTGATCACCGCGGCCTGCCTCATCATCATGGTCATCGCCGCCAATGTCGTCCTCTTCAAAACCTCGTCGAGCGAGCTCAACGAGGCCATCGACACCATCCGCGAGCATCAGGCCGCCGCATCCAAGCCCGCCGGCAACGAAGCCGCCGCCGAACGCTGA